In Candidatus Contubernalis alkalaceticus, the following proteins share a genomic window:
- a CDS encoding IS3 family transposase (programmed frameshift), with translation MPKNQYSPEEKLKIVLEALKEERLVTDIASDYDIHPSVIHRWKKELLENPDRVFAASKNAKAAAKEKQQQEEEIENLYSQVGRLTTQLEWLKKKNLKELYPVRDRAAMVDWDNSDPNIKEQAELLSLNRTGLYRKVKEPSELEVKIKHLIDRIHTKHPFKGTRRIRDDINDMKLGFKVNRKRIQRYMRDMGIKVICPGPNLSKRNRAQYVYPYLLRSVTPAHPNHVWGIDITYCAMQGRWMYLVIIIDWYSRKIVGHELSQTMNKEFVIKAVNKAVNNHGAPIILNSDQGSQFTSSTYVDTLKQHGIKISMDGKGRALDNAITERFFRTIKWEDIYIKQYETPKALRQGIDDFIRYYNYERGHQSLNKCKPADIYYAHSYWQQKQIA, from the exons ATGCCAAAGAACCAATATTCACCAGAAGAAAAATTAAAAATAGTACTTGAGGCCCTTAAAGAAGAACGCCTTGTTACTGATATTGCTTCAGATTATGATATCCATCCCAGCGTGATCCACCGCTGGAAGAAGGAATTGCTGGAAAATCCGGATAGAGTTTTTGCCGCCTCTAAGAACGCTAAAGCTGCTGCTAAAGAGAAACAACAGCAGGAAGAAGAAATTGAAAACCTATACTCTCAAGTTGGCCGTCTAACTACGCAGTTGGAATGGCTGAA AAAAAAAAATCTAAAGGAATTATACCCCGTCAGGGACCGGGCAGCAATGGTAGACTGGGATAATTCAGACCCTAACATTAAGGAACAAGCTGAGCTTCTCAGCTTAAACCGCACAGGGCTGTATCGTAAAGTGAAAGAACCGTCGGAACTGGAAGTTAAGATTAAGCACCTGATCGACAGAATTCACACAAAACATCCATTTAAAGGAACCAGGCGCATCAGGGATGACATCAATGACATGAAACTGGGCTTTAAGGTAAACCGCAAACGCATCCAACGCTATATGAGGGATATGGGCATAAAAGTCATTTGCCCCGGCCCCAATCTGAGCAAACGCAACAGGGCACAATATGTTTACCCTTACCTGCTGCGGAGCGTTACGCCGGCTCACCCCAATCATGTTTGGGGAATAGACATTACATACTGTGCTATGCAGGGCCGATGGATGTATCTTGTCATAATCATTGACTGGTATTCACGGAAAATTGTGGGACATGAATTATCTCAAACCATGAATAAAGAATTTGTAATCAAAGCTGTCAATAAAGCAGTTAACAACCACGGAGCGCCGATCATTCTTAATTCAGATCAGGGCAGTCAATTCACCAGCTCCACCTATGTCGATACATTAAAACAACACGGCATCAAGATAAGTATGGACGGTAAAGGCAGGGCTCTCGATAACGCGATTACAGAAAGGTTTTTTAGAACTATTAAATGGGAAGATATCTACATTAAGCAATATGAAACACCAAAAGCTCTCCGCCAGGGAATCGATGATTTTATCCGCTACTACAATTATGAGCGAGGGCATCAATCTCTGAATAAGTGCAAACCCGCAGATATCTACTATGCCCATTCTTATTGGCAGCAGAAACAGATTGCGTAA
- a CDS encoding TetR/AcrR family transcriptional regulator — MNKTFMKLSAEKRKNIINTAIREFAQKGYTAASTDSICNAAGISKGTLFYYIKNKKNLFC; from the coding sequence TTGAACAAGACATTTATGAAGCTGTCAGCTGAAAAAAGAAAAAACATTATAAATACTGCAATCAGGGAATTTGCTCAAAAAGGATATACTGCAGCATCTACAGACAGTATTTGTAATGCGGCAGGGATATCAAAAGGGACACTTTTTTACTATATTAAGAATAAAAAGAATCTGTTCTGCTGA
- a CDS encoding N-acetylmuramoyl-L-alanine amidase family protein, with protein MEHILAVAKGLADYELEINLARDSDRTVLIRDSVAEANRWGADLYYSAHNNGFTDSSANGYESFIFTSPSQESIAIQNAIHLAQAAVWTAEGRRDRGRKRANFYELKETRMPAILVENDFVTNTADARLLKDSNFKQRIVDATVKAFADFYKLKKKVSEALLKRVFVNDTQVGAFRTNEALIRFVTQLIEENRYDIIIREVK; from the coding sequence CTGGAGCATATACTGGCAGTTGCAAAAGGGTTGGCTGATTACGAATTAGAGATTAACCTTGCCAGGGATAGTGACAGGACCGTTTTAATCCGGGACAGCGTGGCAGAAGCCAACAGGTGGGGAGCAGACCTTTACTACTCTGCCCATAACAATGGGTTTACAGATAGTTCGGCAAATGGCTATGAAAGCTTTATATTTACTTCTCCATCCCAGGAAAGTATTGCTATTCAAAACGCAATTCATCTGGCCCAGGCTGCCGTTTGGACGGCGGAGGGCAGACGGGACAGGGGGCGGAAGCGGGCCAATTTTTATGAGCTAAAAGAAACCAGAATGCCTGCTATACTGGTGGAGAATGATTTTGTAACCAATACCGCTGATGCACGGCTGCTGAAAGATTCAAATTTTAAACAGCGGATCGTGGATGCTACAGTGAAGGCTTTTGCTGATTTCTATAAACTGAAGAAAAAGGTTTCTGAAGCCCTCTTGAAACGGGTATTTGTTAATGATACACAGGTAGGGGCTTTTCGTACCAATGAAGCATTAATCCGGTTTGTAACTCAGCTGATTGAAGAAAACCGCTATGATATTATCATTAGAGAGGTCAAGTAG
- a CDS encoding type II toxin-antitoxin system VapC family toxin, which translates to MEKIMVDTSAIYALLDRSDRMHEEAKNSLIKLSKEKVITIITNFIKAESHALISSRLGHDLARKWLGKMIWPVERITEVDEKRAVEIINYYTDKTYSFTDATTFAAMERLDITKAFTYDRHFVQYGFHVWNNL; encoded by the coding sequence ATGGAAAAAATAATGGTAGATACCAGTGCCATTTATGCATTACTGGATAGGTCTGACCGAATGCATGAAGAGGCTAAAAATAGTTTAATTAAATTGTCTAAAGAAAAAGTAATTACTATCATAACAAACTTTATCAAGGCAGAATCCCACGCTCTTATTTCCAGTAGACTAGGGCATGATTTAGCCAGGAAATGGCTAGGAAAAATGATATGGCCGGTAGAAAGGATAACAGAAGTAGATGAGAAAAGAGCTGTGGAAATAATTAATTATTATACTGATAAAACTTATTCTTTCACGGATGCGACTACTTTTGCAGCCATGGAACGTTTAGATATAACCAAGGCATTTACTTACGATAGGCACTTTGTTCAATATGGTTTTCATGTTTGGAATAACCTTTGA
- a CDS encoding AbrB/MazE/SpoVT family DNA-binding domain-containing protein: protein MDKEIMRISTKGQLTIPISIRKNLNIKDGDYLQIIVEGEEIRLKKVKTSNPLSKDDPMWELVGAGESGYTDVSQKHDQYLAEGEAKGWKK from the coding sequence ATGGACAAAGAAATAATGAGAATATCTACCAAGGGCCAGTTGACGATTCCTATTTCTATAAGAAAAAATCTTAACATTAAAGATGGAGATTATCTCCAAATTATAGTCGAGGGAGAAGAAATTCGACTAAAAAAGGTTAAAACCTCAAATCCTTTAAGTAAAGACGATCCAATGTGGGAACTGGTTGGAGCAGGTGAGAGTGGATATACGGATGTATCTCAAAAACATGACCAGTATCTGGCAGAAGGAGAAGCCAAGGGATGGAAAAAATAA
- a CDS encoding AbrB/MazE/SpoVT family DNA-binding domain-containing protein: MYTTIQKWGNSQAVRLPKAILELAKIQEKDRVELKVENGSIIIRPVKKHKSLKERIAEHNGDYECSEWDTGKPAGKEVW, from the coding sequence ATGTATACAACGATTCAAAAATGGGGAAACAGCCAGGCCGTCAGGCTTCCCAAAGCAATTCTTGAGCTGGCAAAAATACAGGAGAAAGACCGGGTAGAATTAAAGGTAGAAAATGGAAGTATTATTATTCGTCCTGTAAAAAAACATAAGTCCCTTAAAGAAAGAATTGCTGAACATAATGGAGATTATGAGTGCAGTGAATGGGATACAGGAAAGCCTGCAGGAAAAGAGGTCTGGTAA
- a CDS encoding type II toxin-antitoxin system PemK/MazF family toxin: protein MAYIPEQGDIILLEFNPQAGHEQKGRRPAVVISNNTFNRFTRIAIVCPVTKTDRKFPLHVSLDNRTKTSGVVLCEQVKSLDISARDTVFLEKAPRDILEEIIDILFGFVEIFSD from the coding sequence ATGGCATATATTCCTGAACAAGGAGATATTATCCTTTTAGAATTCAATCCCCAGGCCGGCCATGAGCAGAAAGGAAGGCGGCCGGCTGTCGTTATCAGTAATAATACTTTTAACCGGTTTACCAGGATAGCTATCGTATGCCCGGTGACAAAAACCGACCGAAAATTTCCCCTGCATGTCTCCCTGGATAACAGGACAAAAACCTCCGGTGTCGTTCTGTGTGAACAGGTTAAATCCCTGGATATTTCAGCCAGAGATACTGTATTTTTAGAAAAAGCTCCCAGAGATATTTTGGAGGAAATAATTGATATACTGTTTGGCTTTGTTGAAATATTCTCCGATTAG
- a CDS encoding IS1634 family transposase, translating into MTADIEMYHCGPAALISALYDQLKIGNTIDEMVYWDPAQCRLSPGTRIKALVINMFGGRKPLYRMDEFYANLDIENLFGKGVIKKDLTDYTLARSLDKLADRGPQEVFSTLCLRAICHEQIKIKYLHNDTTSVSVYGAYNEEDGDDFIITQGHSKAKRPDLNQFLFGLSVTQDKVPVCAEVKSGNTSDKTWNFKFIEKLAENFDPDTLKDIIYVADSSLVTENNLMQIDKHKLKFISRLPGNFSLEKEIKARAWKEDSFIELGTFSDKKDSAVYRVQEFTEELCGKSYRFLVMHSSKLDGRKTRSLEKKLLKRQKELEKAIDELEKNAYACAPDAEAALKAFKKQCGDSIYPVTGEVLAREKRKPGRPGKNTPKEIVYFLKLQYSTDEKEIQKEKERLSCFVLITNLNEYTSSEILKEYKAQSSVETSFKFLKDPFFVGPIYLKNPERVEALAYVLLIALLIFGILERRVREALKKETEPLVIPGKVKTFNPTGKKILQSLEYVLVMTTSNPDRRAFSKSFKVPRVLALAGFEPDIYLDVKDNS; encoded by the coding sequence ATGACTGCTGATATTGAAATGTACCATTGTGGCCCTGCTGCACTAATTTCAGCTCTATATGACCAGTTGAAGATTGGCAATACCATTGATGAAATGGTTTACTGGGATCCGGCACAGTGCCGACTTTCTCCTGGCACAAGAATTAAAGCACTGGTCATCAATATGTTTGGAGGACGCAAACCCCTATATCGAATGGATGAATTTTATGCAAATTTGGATATTGAAAACCTTTTCGGCAAGGGTGTAATCAAAAAAGATCTGACGGACTATACCCTGGCCCGTTCTTTAGATAAACTTGCAGATCGAGGGCCCCAGGAGGTGTTTTCCACCTTATGCCTTAGGGCCATATGTCATGAGCAAATTAAAATAAAGTATTTACACAATGACACAACATCTGTATCTGTGTACGGTGCTTATAACGAAGAAGACGGAGACGACTTTATCATTACGCAAGGACACAGCAAAGCCAAGAGGCCCGATCTTAACCAATTCTTATTTGGCCTTAGTGTAACTCAAGACAAAGTACCGGTCTGTGCGGAGGTAAAAAGCGGAAATACCAGCGATAAGACCTGGAACTTTAAATTTATCGAAAAACTAGCAGAAAATTTTGACCCAGATACTTTAAAAGACATTATATACGTGGCTGACTCATCTCTGGTTACTGAGAATAATTTGATGCAAATCGACAAGCACAAGCTAAAGTTTATTTCCCGACTCCCGGGCAATTTTTCACTGGAAAAAGAAATCAAGGCTAGGGCCTGGAAAGAAGATAGCTTTATAGAACTGGGAACCTTTTCTGATAAAAAAGATTCAGCTGTTTACCGGGTTCAGGAATTTACAGAGGAGCTCTGTGGAAAAAGCTATCGTTTTCTGGTGATGCATTCATCCAAGCTAGACGGTCGTAAAACCCGGTCTCTTGAAAAAAAGCTTCTTAAAAGGCAAAAAGAGCTAGAAAAGGCCATTGACGAACTAGAGAAAAATGCCTATGCCTGTGCACCTGATGCCGAAGCTGCTCTAAAAGCCTTTAAAAAACAGTGCGGGGATTCAATTTATCCCGTAACAGGTGAAGTCTTGGCTCGGGAAAAGCGAAAGCCCGGTCGACCGGGGAAGAATACCCCCAAAGAAATTGTCTATTTTCTTAAGCTTCAGTATTCCACCGATGAAAAAGAGATACAAAAAGAAAAGGAACGTCTGAGTTGTTTTGTGCTAATTACCAACCTGAATGAGTATACATCGTCTGAGATTTTAAAAGAATACAAAGCCCAGAGCAGTGTGGAAACTTCTTTTAAGTTTCTCAAAGACCCGTTTTTTGTCGGTCCTATTTACCTGAAGAACCCGGAACGGGTAGAAGCATTGGCCTATGTTTTGTTAATTGCTCTACTTATATTTGGTATCCTGGAACGTCGAGTCAGGGAAGCATTAAAAAAAGAAACGGAACCACTCGTCATCCCTGGAAAAGTGAAAACATTTAATCCAACCGGTAAAAAGATTCTGCAAAGCCTGGAATATGTGTTGGTAATGACCACTTCAAACCCTGATCGCCGTGCTTTTTCTAAAAGTTTTAAAGTGCCCAGAGTATTAGCACTCGCTGGTTTTGAGCCGGATATTTATCTTGATGTTAAAGATAATTCCTAG
- a CDS encoding type II toxin-antitoxin system RelE/ParE family toxin, with protein MDFLLSLPPKMRAKAFSEIELIKKHGPALREPYVKPIKGSKNTGLYELRVKFSSDISRIFYFLCQANTFVLLNGFVKKSNKIPERELERARKYKADYERRLEWYHFS; from the coding sequence ATGGATTTTTTATTATCACTTCCGCCGAAGATGAGAGCAAAAGCATTTAGTGAGATTGAGCTGATTAAAAAACATGGTCCTGCACTTAGAGAGCCTTATGTAAAACCGATAAAAGGGAGTAAGAATACAGGATTATATGAACTTCGAGTAAAGTTTTCATCAGATATATCGCGTATATTTTATTTTTTGTGTCAAGCTAATACATTCGTTTTACTTAATGGTTTTGTGAAGAAAAGTAATAAAATTCCTGAACGAGAATTAGAAAGAGCAAGAAAATACAAAGCTGACTATGAAAGAAGGTTGGAGTGGTATCATTTTAGTTAA
- a CDS encoding transposase, producing the protein MRVYDKEFKEEAIKLSGEVGPTVAAEKLGIPVTTLYTWRSNANRYGNMAIVGSGHKRVDPKTAEIRALEKQLKELEATNDILKRALAFFAMSQKK; encoded by the coding sequence ATGCGAGTATATGATAAAGAATTTAAAGAAGAAGCCATTAAGCTGTCCGGTGAAGTAGGTCCGACAGTAGCTGCTGAAAAGCTGGGAATTCCAGTCACTACTCTTTACACATGGCGAAGCAATGCAAATCGTTATGGAAATATGGCTATTGTCGGCAGTGGTCATAAGCGTGTAGATCCAAAAACCGCTGAAATCAGAGCATTAGAAAAACAACTCAAGGAACTTGAAGCAACCAATGATATTTTGAAAAGAGCCCTGGCTTTTTTCGCAATGAGCCAAAAGAAGTAG
- a CDS encoding IS3 family transposase: protein MEKTQGKSKHSIKTMCEVLGVSENGFYKWLKRQSRPYKYDALLAKILQIRADNPDYGAYRIYLHLQLFQDYKGSYYLILALCKKHHLMLKKKRHSKGITKADLAAQASENLIQQDFTAESPNEKWLSDITEIPTADGKLYVAAVMDCFDGSIVGLKMANHMRAELCVEAFTAGVKKHQAYGMIFHSDRGSQYTSTLFRQTLARYGAIQSMSNTGKCFDNARMESFFATLKKESIYKFKTETMKMETVKSIIFRFIEIYYNRKRIYTTNGGYPPLVKRSLYYQENLSQAG, encoded by the coding sequence CTGGAAAAAACCCAAGGAAAATCTAAGCACAGCATAAAGACCATGTGCGAGGTATTAGGGGTTAGTGAAAACGGATTTTATAAGTGGTTAAAAAGACAGTCCAGGCCCTACAAATATGATGCTCTTTTGGCAAAGATTCTTCAAATTCGTGCAGACAACCCGGACTATGGAGCGTATAGGATATATCTGCATTTACAACTTTTTCAGGACTATAAGGGCAGTTATTATCTAATCCTCGCGCTCTGTAAAAAACACCATCTAATGCTGAAGAAAAAACGTCACAGCAAGGGGATAACCAAGGCTGATCTTGCTGCACAAGCTAGTGAAAACCTGATCCAGCAAGACTTTACAGCTGAATCACCTAATGAAAAATGGCTGAGTGACATTACAGAAATTCCAACGGCTGACGGTAAGCTTTATGTAGCCGCCGTAATGGACTGTTTTGATGGAAGCATTGTCGGACTAAAAATGGCTAATCACATGCGCGCTGAGCTTTGCGTCGAAGCTTTTACAGCCGGTGTCAAAAAACATCAGGCATATGGTATGATTTTCCATTCAGACAGGGGGAGTCAATACACTAGCACACTTTTCCGTCAAACCCTTGCCCGATATGGAGCAATACAAAGCATGAGCAACACAGGTAAATGCTTTGACAACGCACGGATGGAGTCTTTTTTTGCCACACTGAAAAAAGAAAGCATCTACAAATTTAAAACTGAAACCATGAAAATGGAAACCGTCAAAAGCATCATATTTAGATTTATTGAAATCTACTACAACCGAAAAAGAATTTACACTACAAATGGAGGCTACCCACCCTTGGTCAAGCGTTCGCTCTATTATCAGGAAAACTTATCCCAGGCAGGGTAA
- a CDS encoding helix-turn-helix transcriptional regulator: MSKAGVNSNVVKEQLLKDKEFKAEYEKLKPRYEVISQIIEARNEQNITQEELALRVGTQKSNISRFENGSYNPSLDFLIKIAKGLGKEVHIEIK, from the coding sequence ATGAGTAAAGCAGGTGTCAATTCTAATGTGGTTAAAGAGCAGCTGTTGAAAGACAAAGAATTTAAGGCTGAATATGAGAAGTTAAAGCCACGCTATGAGGTTATATCACAGATTATTGAAGCTAGAAATGAACAAAATATCACACAAGAAGAATTGGCTTTACGAGTAGGAACGCAGAAATCAAATATTTCAAGATTTGAAAACGGTTCATATAATCCATCTTTAGATTTTCTGATTAAAATTGCTAAAGGTCTGGGCAAGGAGGTACACATTGAGATTAAATAA
- a CDS encoding MBL fold metallo-hydrolase, with translation MDSHKNTIKFLGTGGARFVVSRQLRHSGGIWCCFNGKNILIDPGPGTLLRCLASRPRLNPESLDTIILTHRHLDHSCDANIMIEAMTGGRVRKKGIILAPSDALSGHEPVVFGYLQEAVEKVEMLRAGSTYTIGEEVKLITPLRHRHSVETYGLKFILGEKEVSFIADTAFCHDIVEQYDTDIIILNVVLYEHPVHSTIEHLDYKDCRKIIEIIRPKMAVITHFGLTMLKKKPWKLAEQLSLETGVQVIAAHDGMNLNI, from the coding sequence ATGGATTCACATAAGAATACTATTAAATTTCTGGGCACCGGGGGAGCCCGCTTTGTTGTTTCCAGGCAGCTCCGTCATTCAGGGGGAATCTGGTGTTGTTTTAATGGTAAAAATATTTTAATTGACCCGGGTCCCGGAACTCTATTGCGCTGTTTAGCCAGCAGGCCCAGGCTAAACCCGGAAAGCCTGGATACAATCATACTAACGCACCGGCACCTGGATCATTCCTGTGATGCTAATATTATGATTGAAGCTATGACCGGAGGCAGGGTGAGGAAGAAAGGTATAATTTTGGCCCCTTCCGATGCTCTATCAGGGCACGAACCGGTTGTTTTCGGTTATCTTCAAGAGGCAGTAGAAAAAGTCGAAATGCTTAGGGCAGGCTCTACTTATACTATAGGTGAAGAAGTTAAGTTGATAACTCCACTGCGTCACCGACATTCCGTAGAGACCTACGGTTTAAAATTTATACTGGGGGAAAAAGAAGTTTCATTCATAGCTGACACGGCTTTTTGCCATGATATAGTGGAACAATATGACACAGATATAATTATATTAAATGTGGTTCTTTACGAGCATCCGGTTCATTCCACAATTGAACATTTAGATTATAAGGATTGTAGAAAAATAATTGAAATAATTAGACCGAAAATGGCGGTTATTACTCATTTTGGCCTAACCATGTTAAAGAAAAAACCCTGGAAACTGGCGGAACAGTTATCTTTAGAAACTGGAGTGCAGGTTATTGCTGCTCATGATGGTATGAATTTGAATATCTAG
- a CDS encoding alpha/beta hydrolase: MPSLRGRLITFLLRHRNIRQKKEAIDWNTYEAVLSFRKEVEEGAGKFGKMPKDIDVSPVNIDELYAEWIFPAQGKKDRIILYFHGGGYVSGTCKAHRSIAAKFVKNSKVGALLFEYRLAPENPFPAALDDSLAAYNYLLTEGFSPSNIVFVGDSAGGGLCLAALLALRDQKKPLPAAAVSISPVTDFKCTGESYKTNAKVCLSPEGTGLAFGKHYAGSNDPGLPYISPLYGDLHQLPPALIYAGGNETLRDDAVRFAKKAREAGVDITLKVGEGLFHCYPVMAPLFPEAKQAMEEICAFIRYLSI; this comes from the coding sequence ATGCCAAGTCTGCGGGGCCGTCTTATAACATTTTTGTTGAGACATCGAAATATACGACAAAAAAAGGAAGCCATTGATTGGAATACGTACGAAGCAGTGCTCAGTTTCCGTAAAGAGGTTGAAGAAGGTGCCGGTAAATTTGGAAAAATGCCCAAGGATATAGACGTATCCCCGGTAAATATTGATGAATTGTATGCAGAATGGATTTTCCCTGCCCAGGGGAAAAAAGATAGGATAATACTGTATTTTCATGGTGGAGGGTATGTATCAGGCACATGTAAAGCTCACCGGTCAATTGCTGCTAAGTTTGTAAAAAACAGTAAAGTGGGGGCTCTGTTATTTGAGTACCGTTTGGCTCCAGAAAACCCCTTCCCTGCTGCACTGGATGACTCACTGGCAGCCTATAATTATTTGTTGACCGAAGGGTTCTCACCCTCCAATATTGTCTTTGTGGGTGATTCTGCTGGAGGAGGCCTATGTTTAGCTGCTTTACTCGCCCTACGGGATCAAAAGAAACCGCTTCCTGCAGCAGCAGTATCCATCTCCCCCGTAACTGATTTCAAGTGCACGGGAGAATCATATAAAACCAATGCCAAAGTATGTCTGTCCCCGGAAGGCACTGGACTTGCCTTCGGCAAACACTATGCCGGGAGTAATGATCCAGGGTTACCTTATATATCTCCCCTCTATGGGGACCTCCACCAGCTCCCACCAGCGTTGATTTATGCCGGAGGAAATGAAACCCTGCGGGACGACGCCGTTAGATTTGCAAAAAAAGCCAGAGAAGCAGGAGTAGATATTACATTGAAGGTTGGGGAAGGTTTGTTTCACTGCTACCCTGTTATGGCCCCCCTGTTTCCAGAGGCAAAACAGGCTATGGAGGAGATATGTGCTTTCATAAGATATTTAAGTATCTAG
- a CDS encoding TetR/AcrR family transcriptional regulator, with translation MSAEEKAGESRTERKKEKTRQKILTSAINLFKKQGIDVTTMEQIAEEVDIAKTTLYNYFSNKEAIISEFMQRSFKEKNFRRIMKFKDMPDTRSRMILIFEELIEGIQGHKEIFERYLVYRMQKVISFHQHEPDRSGFNLLRTEIIKMGQKDSEIRDDLPLHVLEELFEFAFIEAVKQFYIEPANFDGRQFIESCVDLFLNGAKRN, from the coding sequence ATGAGTGCCGAAGAAAAGGCCGGTGAAAGTAGGACTGAACGAAAAAAAGAAAAGACCAGGCAGAAAATTTTAACCTCAGCGATAAACTTATTTAAGAAACAGGGTATTGATGTAACCACAATGGAACAGATAGCTGAGGAAGTTGACATAGCCAAAACAACCCTTTATAACTACTTCTCTAACAAGGAAGCAATCATCAGCGAATTTATGCAGCGGTCATTCAAAGAGAAAAACTTTCGCAGAATAATGAAATTTAAGGATATGCCTGACACCCGCTCACGCATGATACTAATATTTGAAGAATTGATTGAGGGAATACAGGGACATAAAGAAATATTCGAAAGATACCTGGTCTACCGTATGCAGAAAGTGATCTCTTTTCACCAGCATGAACCCGATAGAAGCGGTTTTAACTTGTTGAGAACCGAAATTATTAAAATGGGACAAAAAGACAGTGAAATCAGGGATGATTTGCCCCTTCATGTGTTAGAGGAGCTGTTTGAATTTGCCTTCATTGAAGCAGTAAAACAATTCTACATTGAACCGGCAAATTTTGACGGACGTCAGTTTATTGAAAGCTGTGTAGATCTTTTTTTAAATGGCGCTAAACGCAATTAG
- a CDS encoding CPBP family glutamic-type intramembrane protease: MKVFFTKLPRVTLLIILASLALALINATADEILWRGVYIREFSGSLFMGYLYPTFGFAIWHLAPQA; the protein is encoded by the coding sequence ATGAAAGTTTTTTTCACCAAACTGCCCCGGGTTACTCTGCTAATTATTTTAGCATCTTTAGCCCTTGCATTAATTAATGCGACGGCTGACGAAATTCTATGGCGGGGGGTTTACATCAGGGAATTCTCTGGCAGCTTGTTTATGGGTTACCTGTATCCTACTTTTGGCTTTGCCATATGGCACCTGGCTCCCCAGGCTTAA